The Microlunatus antarcticus genomic sequence GTCGACCACGCGCGGGGCCGGGTCGCCTCCCCCTCGGTGATGACGGGGTGGGAGGGCTACGACATCGAGGAGCTGGTCCGCCAGACGTTCGACGTGCCCACCGTGGTGGAGAACGACGTCAACGCCCGCGGGTACGCCGAGCACCGGCAGGACTGGCGCTCCTTCGACGACCTGCTCTACGTCAAGGCCGGCACCGGGATCGGGAGCGCGATCATCAGCGCGGGCGGGCTGTTCCGCGGTGCCCGGGGCGCGGCCGGGGACATCGGGCACCTCCGGCTCAGCCCCGACGACGGTCCGCTGTGCCGTTGCGGGGCCACCGGGTGCGTCGAGTCGCTCGCCGCCGGCTGGAGCATCGTGCGGGACCTGCGGGCCGCGGGCTTCGACGTGAGCAGCACGCGCGAGGCCATGGACCTCGTGCGGGGCGGCACCCCCGAGGCCGTGAACCTGCTGCGCGCCGCCGGCCGCACGCTCGGGCGGGCGATCGCGTACGCCGTGAGCCTGCTCAACCCGAGCATCGTCGTCGTCGGCGGGAGCCTGAGCAGCCACCACCTCCTGACCGGCGTCCGCGAGTCCGTCTACTCCTGCTCACCGCCGCTCGCGACGAACGACCTGCGCGTGGTCGAGGGGCGCGGCGGAGAACGCAGCGGGGCCACCGGTGCGGCGCTGCTGGCCGTCGCCCGTTCCCTGGAGCCGGATGCGGTCAACGGGCGGCTGCGCGACGCCGAGCCCGTCCGGGTCGCCGTCGGGGGGCCCAGGGCCTGACCGTCGGCCCCCCGGAGGCCTCGCGACATGGGAACGCTCCCGGCTGCTGCGAAACCTTTCGACAAAGTTATCAAGACGTGACGCCCGGAGGCGGACCGCGGGCCCATAGGGCTGTTAAGTTCTCGCTCACTACATAAACCCGTCAACGTCGATGCGGTCCGTGCCCCCGCCCACCGAGGAGCTGTTCCTCGAGGCGTACGAGGGCACGCGCGAGGGCACGACGGGCACGTCCAGCGCACCCGGTGGGGGCGCGCCCTCTGGGCCGGCACGATGACCGGCCCGCGAAAGGTCCTACCCATGAAGAAGCACCTCCTCGGCCTCGGCACGCTCGCCGCCGCCGCGGCCCTCACGCTCGCCGGCTGCGGCGGGGGCGGCTCGAGCGCCCAGCCCGCGGCGTCGGGCTCCGCCGCGGCCGTGACCGGCAAGATCGGCGTGATCCTGCCCGACACGCAGTCGTCGGCCCGCTGGGAGAACGCCGACCGGCCGTTCTTCACCAAGGCCTTCGCCGACGCCGGCGTCCAGGCCGACATCCAGAACGCCCAGGGCGACGCCACCCAGTTCCAGACCATCGCCGACGGCATGATCAGCGCCGGCGACAAGGCCATCATCATGACCAGCATCGACCCCGACTCGGGCAACGCGGTGATCAAGAAGGCGACCGACGCGGGCATCCCCGTCATCGACTACGACCGCGCCAACCTCGGCGGCGGCGCGAAGTACTACGTGTCCTTCGACAACGTCAAGGTCGGCACGGCCATCGGCGACGGCCTCGTCAGCTGCATCAAGGCCGACGGCAAGACCACGGCCAACGTCGTCGAGCTGAACGGCTCCCCGACCGACAACAACGCCACGCTGTTCAAGCAGGGCTACGACAAGGTCATCCGCGACGCGGGCTTCAACGTCGTCGCCGACCAGGCCGTCCCGGACTGGAACAACGACACGGGCGGCCAGCTCTTCGAGCAGATCTACACCAAGCAGAACGGCAAGATCGACGCCGTGGCCGCGGCCAACGACGGCCTCGGCGGCGCCGTGGTCTCGGTGCTCACGCGCAACGGCCTCCAGGGCAAGGTCCCGGTGAGCGGCCAGGACGCCACCGACGAGGGCCTGCAGCGCATCCTGCTCGGCACCCAGTGCAACACCGTCTACAAGGCGGTCGCCAAGGAGGCGGACGCCGCGGCGAAGCTCGGCATCGCGCTCGCCAAGGGCGACGTGGCCGGCGCCGACGCGCTCGCCACGCAGACCTTCGACGACCCCAAGGCGGGTACGAGCAAGAAGGCGATCCTGCTCGACCCGCTGGCCATCACCAAGGACAACGTCAAGGCCGTGATCGACGACGGCTACACCACGTCCGCCAAGGTCTGCACGACCGCTGCGCTGAAGAAGGCCTGCGCCACCGCCGGCATCTCCTGACCCCTCAGCACCACCTCCTGGCCGCCTCGCCTCCTCGTGAGGCGGGGCGGCCAGGCCCGTCTCACCACCTCAGACATCCAGGAGAACCGATGACGACCGGAACGGTCAGCCCGCAGGACGGGCAGCAGGCGCTGCTCAGCCTGCGGGGCATCACGAAGAGCTTCGGGGCGGTGGACGTCCTCAAGGGCATCGACCTCGACTGCTACCTCGGCCAGGTCACCGCGCTGGTCGGCGACAACGGCGCCGGCAAGTCGACCCTGGTCAAGGGCATCGCCGGCACGTACACCTTCGACGGCGGCACGTACCTCTTCGAGGGCCGGGAGGTGAGCGTCACCTCGCCGAAGGCCGCCAGCGACCTCGGGATCGAGGTCGTCTACCAGGACCTCGCGCTGTGCGACAACCTCGACGTGGTCCACAACATGTTCCTCGGCCGCGAGGAGACGAGCGGCATCGTCATGGACGAGACCACGATGGAGCGACGGGCGCAGGAGACGCTGAAGAGCCTGTCCGTCCGGACGCTGAAGTCGGTCCGCACCTCGGTGTCCCGGCTCTCGGGCGGGCAGCGCCAGACGGTCGCGATCGCGCGGGCCGTGCTCTGGAACAGCAAGCTCGTCATCCTGGACGAGCCCACGGCGGCGCTGGGCGTCGCCCAGACCGAGCAGGTCCTCAACCTCGTACGCTGGCTGGCCGACAGCGGCCTGGCCGTCATCCTCATCTCGCACAACATGAACGACGTCAAGCAGGTCGCCGACTCCGTCGCCGCGCTCTACCTCGGGCAGCTCGTCGCCACCGTGCGCGCGAGCGACGTCACCACCGGGCAGATCGTCGAGCTGATCACGACCGGCCGCAGCGGCGAGCTCGGTCTCCCCGCCGACAGAGAGGTGCTGCGATGAGCGCCACCACCCAGCAGCCCGCCCCGTCGACGGAGGACGCTCCCGAGCGGGCGACCCTCAACAGCGCGGCCCACGAGTACCTCGTCCGCGTCCGCGGGGGCGACGTCGGCTCGCTGCCGGCCATCGCCGGGTTCATCTTCCTCGTGGTGCTGTTCACGATCCTGAAGCCCGACCAGTTCGCCACCAAGCTCAACTGGGCGAACCTGCTGAACCAGAGCGCCGCGGTCATCTTCATCGCCATGGGCCTGGTCTTCGTGCTGCTCCTCGGCGAGATCGACCTCTCGGCCGGCTACACCGCCGGCGTCAGCGGCGGGACGCTCGCCGTGCTCCTCACCCTGAAGGGCTACCCCTGGCCGGTCGCGCTGCTCGCCGCGCTCGTGGTCGGGGTGGTGATCGGGCTCCTGATCGGGCTCCTGGTGGCCAGGCTCGGGATCCCGTCGTTCGTCGTCACGCTGTCGGCCTTCCTGGCCCTGCAGGGCGTGCTGCTCACCGTGATCGGCACCGGCGGGACGGTGCCGGTGCGTGACCCGTTCGTCCTGTCGCTGATGAACAGCAACATGCCTCCCGCCCTCGGCTGGATCATGTGGCTGGTCGTGGTCCTCGGCGCCGCCGCCGTCGAGCTCCTCGGACGGCGACGCCGCACCAAGGCCGGCCTGCCGTCGCCCTCGCCGCTCATCCCCGGGCTCCGCGTCGCCGTGCTCGCCGTGCTGCTGGGGCTGCTCGTGTACTTCTTCAACCTCGAGCGCGCGGTCAACCCGGCCATCAAGTCGCTCAAGGGCGTGCCCCTGATCGTGCCGATCGCCGTCGTGTTCGTCGTCGTCCTGAGCTTCGTGCTCAAGCGGACCCGCTTCGGCCAGCACGTCTACGCCGTCGGCGGCAACGCCGAGGCGGCGCGACGGGCCGGCATCAACGTCAACCGGGTCAAGATCGCCTGCTTCATGATCAGCTCCGGGCTGGCGGCCTTCGGCGGCATCCTGCTGGTCTCGCGGGCCAACTCGGTGTCCCCCTCGACCGGTGGGGCCTCGACCCTGCTGCTCGCCGTCGGCGCGGCGGTCATCGGCGGCACGTCGCTCTTCGGCGGCAAGGGCCGGATCATCGACGCCATCATCGGCGGGCTGGTGATCGCGGTCATCCAGAACGGCCTGCCCCTGATCACCCAGCGGGCGGAGATCCAGTACATCGTGACCGGTCTGGTGCTCCTCCTGGCGGCCAGCGTGGACGCGATCTCACGACGACGAGCGGCGGCCTCGGGCCGTTAGCCTTCGGCCGGTGAGCACCCGGGAGACCCTCGCCGGATCGCCCGACGTGCGGCGGACGAACCTCGCCGTGATGCTGCGGCACCTCCACCTCGACGGACCGATGCGGCGGGCGGACCTGACCGAACGGCTCCGGCTGACGCGCAGCACGGTGGCCGGGCTGGTGGGCGAGCTCGGCCGCCTCGGCCTGGTCGAGCAGGCCGTGGCCGGGACATCCACGGTCCCGGCGGGCCGGGGGCGTCCCTCGCCGGTGGTCCGTCCGTGCCCGCTCGGGACCCAGGTGCTCGCCGCCGAGGTCCGGATCGACCAGGTCGAGGTCGCCCTCGTCGGGCTCGGCGGGACGGTGCTGCGCCGGGAGAGCCGACTCCTCACCGACCGTGACCCGCAGGCCACGGCCGACCTGCTCGCGGGCGTCGTACGGGGCCTCCTCGCCGACGCCCCAGGCCGGGTCGTGGGCCTCGGCGTCGCGGTCCCGGGGGTGGTCCGCCACGACGACGGGGACGTCCGTTTCGCCCCCAACCTGCGCTGGCGCGACGTCGGCCTGGGCGCGATGCTGGCCGAGCGCCTGCCCGGGACCGACGTCCAGGTCCTCAACGACGGCGACGCCGGCGCCCTGGCCGAGCACCTGCGTGGCGTGGCGCGTGGGTGGGGCGACGTCGTCTTCGTCGAGGGCGAGGTCGGCGTGGGCAGCGGCGTGATCATCGACGGCCGCCCCCTGGTCGGGGCCGGCGGCTACGCGGGCGAGCTGGGCCACATCGCGGTCGCGGGCCCGGCCGGGCGTCGCTGCCGCTGCGGCTCGTACGGGTGCTGGGAGACCGAGATCGGCCGGGACGCGCTGACCCGGGCGCTCGGGCTGGGCCCGGACGTCTCGCGCCGCACGCTCGTCGCCGCGCTGCACGCCCCCCGCACCGACCTGGCCGCCCGGCTGGACAAGGTCGCGTACCACCTCGGGGCCGGGCTCGCCGTCGTGGTGAACGTCTTCAACCCCCGGCTCATCGTGCTCGGCGGCCTGCTGCGCGAGGTCTACCCGCGGGTGTCGGGGGAGGTGCGGCGCGCCATGCTGGCCGGCGCCCTGACCGCGCCGGCGGAGCAGGTCAGGCTGGTGCTGCCCGAGCTCGGCGACGACGCCGTGCTCCTGGGCGCGGCCGAGACGGTCTGGCAGCGCGTGCTGCTCGACCCGGTCGGGGCCCTCGGCGGCTGACGCGGCGAGCGGGGGCCGGGCTAGAGCTGCTGCCAGGCCGGCTTGTTGGCGTACGTCCAGCGGTAGTAGTCGGCGAGCTTCAGGTCGGCCGCCGCCGCCTCGTCGACCACCAAGGTCACGCGTCGGTGGTGCTGCAGGATCGACGCCGGGCACATGCTCGTCACGGGGCCCTCGACCGCGGCCGCGACCGCCGCCGCCTTCTGCGGGCCCTGGGCCACGAGCAGCAGCTCGCGCGCCTCGGAGATCGTGCCGAGGCCCTGCGTCAGGCAGTGGGTCGGGACCTCGTCGGGGGTGTCGAAGAAGCGGGCGTTGTCGGCCCGGGTGCGCTCGGTGAGGGTCTTGATGCGGGTCCGCGAGGCGAAGGACGAGGTGGGCTCGTTGAAGCCGACGTGCCCGTTGGCCCCGATGCCGAGGATCTGCAGGTCGACCCCGCCGGCGGCGCGGATGGCCTCCTCGTAGCGCTCGCACGCCTGCTCGACGTCGGCGGCGCGGCCGTCGGGCACCTGGACCCGAGCGGGGTCGAGACGCAGCGGGACGGTGACCTCGCGGTGGATCACCGCCGCGTACGACTCCGGGTGCTCGGCCGGGATCCCCACGTACTCGTCGAGCGCGAAGCCGGAGACCCGGCTCGTGTCGAGCGACCCGTCGCGGACGTGGGCGGCGAGGGCCGCGTAGATGGCCAGCGGCGACGAGCCGGTGGCCAGGCCGAGCACGGCGTCCGGCTTGCGCGTCACCAGCTGGGAGATCTTCCGGGCGGCCAGCAGGCCGACCTCGGCCGCCGAGGGCAGGATCACGATTTCCATCGCCACGAACCCTAGCGGTCGGCCCCGCTCAGCCCGCGTCGATCCAGCTCAGGAGGGCCCGCCCGACCCGGCGGGAGGCGCCGAACGTGGCGACGTCGGCGTACGCGCGGTCGGGCGAGGGCCAGCCGAGGTCGACGACCAGCACGTCGTGGGTCGTACGGAGGCGGTCGACGGTCGCCCGGGCCTCGGGGTGACGGTGGACGTCCCGGCCCAGGACCAGGACCGGCCGCGTCCCGAGGACGTCGAGGTCGAGCGCGTCGCCGGGGTGCACGACCACCTCGCCGTGGTCGGCGAGGTCGGGACCCCACGGGACGACGCCGACGGCGATGTTCGGCCGGTCCTCGAGCCGGACGACGGTGAAGCCGTCGGTCGCCCGCCGACGCCAGTCGATCGCGCGCCGGCCGTGGTCGAAGGTGCCCGCGAGGTCGACGTCGTCGAGCGGGAGGGCGGGGACGACCTCGGGGACCGGGTGCGCCGCCCGCGACGCGGTCAGCGCGTCGGCCATGGCGTGGACCCGCCCGGCGGCCTCCGGAACGCGCCCGGCGGGCAGGGACCCGTCGGCGACCGCCGCCCGCACGGCCCGGACGATCGCCTCGACCTGCTCGTCGGTGTTGTCGTTGCCCAGGCACAGCAGGTCGCAGCCGGCGGCCAGCGCGCGGACCGCGCTCTCCGGCGTCCCGCCCGGGTGGGTGGCGCCGGCCATGTCGAGCGCGTCGGTGACGAGCACACCGGTGAAGCCGAGCTCCTCGCGCAGCAGCCCGGTGGAGATCGCCCGGCTGAACGTCGCCGCCGCGGCCGGGTCGACCTGCGGGAACAGCAGGTGCGACGTCATGACCGCGACCGTCCCGGCCTCGACCGCCGCGGTGAACGGCACCAGCTCCCGGGCCCGCAGCTCGTCGGGCGAGCGGTCGACCACCGGCAGCGCCAGGTGCGAGTCGGTCGCCGTGTCCCCGTGCCCGGGGAAGTGCTTGGCCGTCGCACCGATCCCGGTGCTCTGCACCCCGCGCGTCCACGCCGCGCCGTGGCGGGCCACGAGGTCGGCCTCCGCGCCGAAGCTGCGGACGCCGATGACCGGGTTGTCGGGGTCGTCGTTGACGTCGACGTCGGGGGCGAAGGTCAGCGTGCAGCCCGTCCTGCGCAGCGCCCAGCCGACGTCCGCGCCGACCGCCTCGGTCAGCTCGAGGTCGTCCAGCCGGCCGAGCACGGCGTTGCCGGGATAGG encodes the following:
- a CDS encoding ROK family protein, which encodes MSTRETLAGSPDVRRTNLAVMLRHLHLDGPMRRADLTERLRLTRSTVAGLVGELGRLGLVEQAVAGTSTVPAGRGRPSPVVRPCPLGTQVLAAEVRIDQVEVALVGLGGTVLRRESRLLTDRDPQATADLLAGVVRGLLADAPGRVVGLGVAVPGVVRHDDGDVRFAPNLRWRDVGLGAMLAERLPGTDVQVLNDGDAGALAEHLRGVARGWGDVVFVEGEVGVGSGVIIDGRPLVGAGGYAGELGHIAVAGPAGRRCRCGSYGCWETEIGRDALTRALGLGPDVSRRTLVAALHAPRTDLAARLDKVAYHLGAGLAVVVNVFNPRLIVLGGLLREVYPRVSGEVRRAMLAGALTAPAEQVRLVLPELGDDAVLLGAAETVWQRVLLDPVGALGG
- a CDS encoding ATP-binding cassette domain-containing protein, with the protein product MTTGTVSPQDGQQALLSLRGITKSFGAVDVLKGIDLDCYLGQVTALVGDNGAGKSTLVKGIAGTYTFDGGTYLFEGREVSVTSPKAASDLGIEVVYQDLALCDNLDVVHNMFLGREETSGIVMDETTMERRAQETLKSLSVRTLKSVRTSVSRLSGGQRQTVAIARAVLWNSKLVILDEPTAALGVAQTEQVLNLVRWLADSGLAVILISHNMNDVKQVADSVAALYLGQLVATVRASDVTTGQIVELITTGRSGELGLPADREVLR
- a CDS encoding sugar ABC transporter permease; its protein translation is MSATTQQPAPSTEDAPERATLNSAAHEYLVRVRGGDVGSLPAIAGFIFLVVLFTILKPDQFATKLNWANLLNQSAAVIFIAMGLVFVLLLGEIDLSAGYTAGVSGGTLAVLLTLKGYPWPVALLAALVVGVVIGLLIGLLVARLGIPSFVVTLSAFLALQGVLLTVIGTGGTVPVRDPFVLSLMNSNMPPALGWIMWLVVVLGAAAVELLGRRRRTKAGLPSPSPLIPGLRVAVLAVLLGLLVYFFNLERAVNPAIKSLKGVPLIVPIAVVFVVVLSFVLKRTRFGQHVYAVGGNAEAARRAGINVNRVKIACFMISSGLAAFGGILLVSRANSVSPSTGGASTLLLAVGAAVIGGTSLFGGKGRIIDAIIGGLVIAVIQNGLPLITQRAEIQYIVTGLVLLLAASVDAISRRRAAASGR
- a CDS encoding sugar ABC transporter substrate-binding protein translates to MKKHLLGLGTLAAAAALTLAGCGGGGSSAQPAASGSAAAVTGKIGVILPDTQSSARWENADRPFFTKAFADAGVQADIQNAQGDATQFQTIADGMISAGDKAIIMTSIDPDSGNAVIKKATDAGIPVIDYDRANLGGGAKYYVSFDNVKVGTAIGDGLVSCIKADGKTTANVVELNGSPTDNNATLFKQGYDKVIRDAGFNVVADQAVPDWNNDTGGQLFEQIYTKQNGKIDAVAAANDGLGGAVVSVLTRNGLQGKVPVSGQDATDEGLQRILLGTQCNTVYKAVAKEADAAAKLGIALAKGDVAGADALATQTFDDPKAGTSKKAILLDPLAITKDNVKAVIDDGYTTSAKVCTTAALKKACATAGIS
- a CDS encoding ROK family transcriptional regulator → MARLTVGTSAGEVLGLIASGEARTRGALARHTGLSRATMGERLETLFRAGLIDEGELAKPSGGRPSRVLALDTRRYVVLAADVGEDHVRLLLTDLTGRVVAERLGSMPVSAGAVAVLGWVTTTGRRLLDEADRSPHHLLGVGLSLPALVDHARGRVASPSVMTGWEGYDIEELVRQTFDVPTVVENDVNARGYAEHRQDWRSFDDLLYVKAGTGIGSAIISAGGLFRGARGAAGDIGHLRLSPDDGPLCRCGATGCVESLAAGWSIVRDLRAAGFDVSSTREAMDLVRGGTPEAVNLLRAAGRTLGRAIAYAVSLLNPSIVVVGGSLSSHHLLTGVRESVYSCSPPLATNDLRVVEGRGGERSGATGAALLAVARSLEPDAVNGRLRDAEPVRVAVGGPRA
- a CDS encoding glycoside hydrolase family 3 N-terminal domain-containing protein, with amino-acid sequence MTDGVDVLPTLLPGFTGTTLPDWVRRRLRGGLGGVCLFARNIADHAQLAALNAEILDANPRAVIALDEEGGDVTRLFADVGSPYPGNAVLGRLDDLELTEAVGADVGWALRRTGCTLTFAPDVDVNDDPDNPVIGVRSFGAEADLVARHGAAWTRGVQSTGIGATAKHFPGHGDTATDSHLALPVVDRSPDELRARELVPFTAAVEAGTVAVMTSHLLFPQVDPAAAATFSRAISTGLLREELGFTGVLVTDALDMAGATHPGGTPESAVRALAAGCDLLCLGNDNTDEQVEAIVRAVRAAVADGSLPAGRVPEAAGRVHAMADALTASRAAHPVPEVVPALPLDDVDLAGTFDHGRRAIDWRRRATDGFTVVRLEDRPNIAVGVVPWGPDLADHGEVVVHPGDALDLDVLGTRPVLVLGRDVHRHPEARATVDRLRTTHDVLVVDLGWPSPDRAYADVATFGASRRVGRALLSWIDAG
- the nagB gene encoding glucosamine-6-phosphate deaminase yields the protein MEIVILPSAAEVGLLAARKISQLVTRKPDAVLGLATGSSPLAIYAALAAHVRDGSLDTSRVSGFALDEYVGIPAEHPESYAAVIHREVTVPLRLDPARVQVPDGRAADVEQACERYEEAIRAAGGVDLQILGIGANGHVGFNEPTSSFASRTRIKTLTERTRADNARFFDTPDEVPTHCLTQGLGTISEARELLLVAQGPQKAAAVAAAVEGPVTSMCPASILQHHRRVTLVVDEAAAADLKLADYYRWTYANKPAWQQL